The segment CTTCTCTTGAATGAAAAACATTACCGAAGCTTACAGGAATGACGGTATCGTTTTGTTTCATCACAAGTGATATGGCTTGTTGATGCATCATCAAATTTTCCTTATTCGGATGGTAGATTTTCATTGGCACCTCTGCAGCCACCATGGCAGAGTCCTTATACGAAATCGTGAAGAGCTCTCTTCGCTCTCCTTCCAGTTCAATATGTCCGAATTCCTCTTCCGCATCTGTCTGAATTCCACAGATGATATATATACCCATTTTCTCTTCTTGGCTCATGTTAAGACTCTCCTTTATTACTCAGTGACCTCCATATTTTCACAGGCCTTTATTATCAATTTTTCTGCGTCTTTCAACGGCTGTTCACTATCCAGGCATCTGCCCAATGGATGTCCCAGAATATCCAAGCAAAGCCGCTTGAAATCCTCATTATCCCCGTCTATTGGAATATCTCCCTCCGATGCCAGCTTTGCTATCATCAGGGATGCACGTAAACTAGGACCATTCTTATCGCATTCTTTACGAAGCTCTGCTACAAGACCAGTAATGGCTTTCGCTTCTCCTTCTTTCATATCGACTTTCTGGGAAACGATCTTTGCCTCCCTATCCACCTCTTTATAATCAACATGGATGGTAATCAGCCGGTCCAGCAAAGCATCCTGTGTATGAAAAACCCCAGCATATTCATCAGGGTTGCTCGTAAAGATTACTGCAAAGTCCGGGTGAACGGGTACAAAGGGTTCCGTCAGTTTAGATCCATATAGTGGAAGAACCCCTTCCTCCAAAATAGAAAGAAAGATATTGTTTGTCGTTGGTTGAGACCTAGTAAATTCATCGTACACTAGCGTGTATCCATTTTTCACGGCCTCCAATAAACGCCCGTCCTTCCAAGTTTCTGTCACATTTTCCTCTTTCTTATAGACGGAACGGATATAGTTATCTACAACCTTTTTCCGTGAATAACCAGTAAAATCACCTATTAAATCCTTATTGTTCAACTCATGATTTCCGTGTATGAGCATAACAGGCTTTTTCCTTTTCTTTGCAAGAGCGAGTGCCATGGAAGTTTTACCTGCACCAGAAGGGCCTGTAAAATGAATAGGGTATCCGGCCTTTAGATATTGCAGTGAGCGAGAAAGCAAATCTTTCGTTTCTGAATCTTGAATTAGTGCCCTTGGATCTTTCTTTATTTTTTCTTTTAAAACCGTCACTCCATTCCCTCCTACTCACTGCGTGCTATCCCTCGTGTTTAATGGAACTTCTATACCTGATATCGCGCCTTTTATATGAAACGACCTCTTTGTCTTTGTTTAAATGGACGTCATATATACCGAGCATTTCATCTTTTGCGTACTTTTTCATGTATTCTTTTTCTTCAATCACTTCCACTGTAAGCTTCCATCCTTCGTTTTCACTTTCTTCAACGGAGGTGATTTTATGAAGGGGGGCGACAAATTCGTTGAAGAAATCAGCGACATTCCCCATTATTTTTTTGATTTCCATATGGACCTCCTGCATAAATAGAAGGGAAAGCCTGGGAAATATCCCCTGGCTGTTCCCATTCTAATATCTAAATACTAAAGCGTGGACTTCGTTCATTTTGCTGCTCAGGTAGCCCGTTTTCTTCTACTTCATCACGAAGTAATCCCACTGCTTCTGCGTAACGTAACCATGTGTCAACGCTGGCAATGACCACCCTTGCCTCTACCGTCAGGATTTCAATTCCTACTACTGAAACCCTAACAAAGGCGTCAATGACAATCCCTTTATCTAATATACGGTCAATAACCTCTGCTAAACTTGAACTGTCTGTACTTTTTTGAACGGACATCCATCATTTCTCCTTTCATCATTCATCAAGACCCCATTGTCTTAATGTCATTTGAGGATTTGATATTTTTTGAGCTTTTGATATTAGTGGCACCTTTCATGTCGGTGTAGGTTTTGATGCTCTTTACACCTTTTACTTTGCGGTCATCATCATCTTCTTTAGTCGAGGATATCTTCTCTTGGAAGTCCTCTCCCGCTTCAACGACTTTCCCAATCTTGTCACGAACAGAAAGTAAAGCATCTTGTGCTTTTTCTTTTCCTTCTTCTGCCTTGTCTTCGAACTGTACAGCTTTTTCTTCTGTCGCTTCCTTCAGGTTCTCTGTAGCATCCTCGGCCTTTTCTTGAATACCGCCAATGAATTTTTCTTTCGCTTTTTCTTTGACTTTATCTTTGATTTCCTCTTTAATCGGCTCCGGAGTGTGTTCATACACCTTCTTTGCCGCCTTGCCTAATGTCTTTTTAATCTCTTTGCCCATCCAATTACCACCTTTGGATTCATTGAAAGAGGTCTAGTTATTTCTTAGAATCCACTAATTCACTCAGCATGCTTTCTATCTTATCGAGTCGATTATTTATATTTTTGTTTTCTTCCTTTATTTCTTCCAATTCGGAAGATGAGTTATCGTCTTTAGCATCCTTCTTTTCATTACTTTTTGTTGGATTTAATAGGCTCATCACATTTTTACCCATATAACCTGAGGCCAACTGCTTGATCCCATTTTGCGCCTGTGCAGCAAGCATCTCTTGGGCCGAT is part of the Sutcliffiella sp. FSL R7-0096 genome and harbors:
- the gvpN gene encoding gas vesicle protein GvpN produces the protein MTVLKEKIKKDPRALIQDSETKDLLSRSLQYLKAGYPIHFTGPSGAGKTSMALALAKKRKKPVMLIHGNHELNNKDLIGDFTGYSRKKVVDNYIRSVYKKEENVTETWKDGRLLEAVKNGYTLVYDEFTRSQPTTNNIFLSILEEGVLPLYGSKLTEPFVPVHPDFAVIFTSNPDEYAGVFHTQDALLDRLITIHVDYKEVDREAKIVSQKVDMKEGEAKAITGLVAELRKECDKNGPSLRASLMIAKLASEGDIPIDGDNEDFKRLCLDILGHPLGRCLDSEQPLKDAEKLIIKACENMEVTE
- the gvpO gene encoding gas vesicle protein GvpO, with amino-acid sequence MEIKKIMGNVADFFNEFVAPLHKITSVEESENEGWKLTVEVIEEKEYMKKYAKDEMLGIYDVHLNKDKEVVSYKRRDIRYRSSIKHEG
- the gvpA gene encoding gas vesicle structural protein GvpA, translating into MSVQKSTDSSSLAEVIDRILDKGIVIDAFVRVSVVGIEILTVEARVVIASVDTWLRYAEAVGLLRDEVEENGLPEQQNERSPRFSI
- the gvpQ gene encoding gas vesicle protein GvpQ, coding for MGKEIKKTLGKAAKKVYEHTPEPIKEEIKDKVKEKAKEKFIGGIQEKAEDATENLKEATEEKAVQFEDKAEEGKEKAQDALLSVRDKIGKVVEAGEDFQEKISSTKEDDDDRKVKGVKSIKTYTDMKGATNIKSSKNIKSSNDIKTMGS
- the gvpT gene encoding GvpT/GvpP family gas vesicle accessory protein — encoded protein: MTVKEKNEQQEEKNDNGNYSINLAIVGGVVGAGIGLLSSPGTSKKLYKNISESEVVKVAGNQLRRSAQEMLAAQAQNGIKQLASGYMGKNVMSLLNPTKSNEKKDAKDDNSSSELEEIKEENKNINNRLDKIESMLSELVDSKK